The DNA segment AGCAATCTCAACGGTCCAGATTAGTttccaccacctccaccacaCATCTCTCTGTCTCATATTCTAACCATTAGATCTTCttttatactttttaaattAACGGCCcatattctttattttagaTGAAGTCACActcatcatcttcttttgtATTTTCACGGTTCTTCTGTAAATTCAAGAgtaaattcatgaaaactctaCACCAATCATCAATAACATAGCTTTCTGTTTCGGATCCAATCCTCAGATGATACCCCTGCCTATGTCTCGTCTTTGTCTCGTCCTTGTCTCGTTCTCGTCGCCGCCTTCACCGCCTCTGTCTCACGGCCTTCGTTTCGTTTGCTTCTCGTCGTCGCCTTTATCACCTCAGTCTCGCCGCCTTCATTGCCTCAGTCTCACTGCCTTCGTCTCCTCCATCTCGCCGCTTATTCTAGGCCtatgtattaatttatgtaaatataCGTTCAAAATTTATTTGGTGTACAAGTAAAACAATGTACATATAAACTTTTGTGGATTAGTGTACATGTGTCAGGAAAATTAATTGATACGGTGTACATATGTATAGTGCAACAAATGTATACACGATGCACATATAACTGATCAAGAAATTTTGTAATAAGTGTACATATGGCTAATACAGTGTACATGTGGATTTTGTGTCTTTGTGTACATATGTATAGTGCAACAAATGTGTATACGATATACATGCAACTgatcaaaattttttattagtgtacatgtttatatatttagtaaCCAGTGTATATATGGGTATTTATGATAATGTGTACATGTATATACAATGCAATAAATgtgttcatatatataattagtgtACACGTGAATATTTACAATTAgtgtacatgtatatatattttgtaattagtgtacatgtatatataatgcAACAAATGTGTATACGATGCACATGCAACTGATCAAGAAATTTATTAATCAgtgtacatgtatatatatttagtaacCAGTGTATACATGGATATTACAATACTATGTACATGTGGATGCACACGTAACTGATCAAGAAATTTTGTAATAAgtgtacatgtatatatatatttagtaacCAGTGTACACATGCATATTTACAATAACATGTACACGTGTTCAATGTTAATCCAATTTTTTTGCGTGTACATTAAATTCATATACGTGTACAAGTATGAATGTGTTCAATTAAGTTATGTTTTACGGTACATTTAAGTGAATGTGTACAATTAATATGAGTggcaattttgtaataatttcatcttcttcatatTAGGGTTTCCAGTGTTTCCCAGCAAATAGATCTCAGAGCCGTCAATGATTTTATCATGAAATCTTCATTTATTTTGCGTTTTGACCCCATTAGAACcaaaaaccaagaaaaaaacaagttttgatttagagttttggaAGATTATAGTTCTTCTCTGCCAAACATTTATCCTCTGATTCCTTAATCGTCTACGCCGTTACTCTGCCATCACCGGGCGGTCCTTCATCGGCTTAGTTGTAAGACGCCGGTTGCATCTCCTCGAAATCCTTCTCCAAACAACtttcagattatcttttaccaGAAGTTGCTATCGtctcacttcttcttcctcgcttTCGGTGCCaattacaaaaccaaaaaaataaaaacttttgaaGTTCACCTTTAGTTAATGAAAAAGGGGTTAAGTCTCACCTCGGATTCACCAttaattttcgaatttcaaaaccAAAGCCAATTAAAATCCATCTAACTAAAAACCAAATCACTAGTTACGCTTTTAAGAGGGCAAATTGAGTCTTTTCACCCAAAAACTGCCTCAGTAGCAGGAACTGCCTCATAGTGTAAAAAGAAACTGTAAACTGCCTCTGAGTGTAAATGACTCTTTTGTTTATCTTCAAAACATGTGGAGTAGGCCACAGTCTACAGTAGAAAGCTCACCGACCTATAACGAATGATCACATGGGCAGGCTGTAACAAATGCGCAGTTACATCACTAATCATCATATTCTTTACATCGAGCATCCTAGGCCAGCTCAAAAAGTTTCTCATAGCTCGACCAGGAcaacatatattttgataaaaggaatgttaattactattaaattagaATTAAAAAGAACACACACTACAGCAATTATGCCATACAGATATAGTATATTCAATTAAAATTACTTTTAACATTTTGTATATCTAGTGTTGAAGTGTTTCAATAAGCTTAAATTACGAGGAAGTAAAACCCCTCTATAAATTGCCTACAAGAAGCAAACACAGAGatgaaaaatagaaaagaaatagAGAGATGACTACTTCCTTACCCGCTATAATGCGCCTAACTCCGCGTCCACTATACTACGCCGGTCTCCGTCTTCGCCTCTCTTCGCCGTCTAATGTCTGATCTTTCTACGACTCCTTCAGTCCTTCACACATTCAAACAAGAACCTTGTCCGTATGTGCAAATCCAAAATGGGCGTCAATGCTTCAGAGCCAACTCGAACACGATCGCGAAGAAGACAAAACTCAACGAAACAGTCTCCGTCAACGAGCACAACCGATACAACCACAACAAACACAGCAACAAGCTCGACCTCCAACCAAACCGCcgccacctcctcctcctcatccaTCGCAAGCGGAACATCCCTCGCTAGTCTCCGACAATCCTTACCCGAAAACCCTCACATATACGACGTCTCCGAAATTCGCGCCGCCACCAACAACTTCCTCGCTCACCGCTTATCCTCCTCCTCATCCAAAGCCTCGTGGCGATGCACCTTACGTGGGAAAGAAGTTGTCGTCTTCCAAAGAAAGTTCCGGCGAAAAATCGCGAAAGACGAGCTCAAAGATCGCCTCTCCGACATCTGCCGGAGCCACCACGGgagcatcatcaacctcctcGGGGCTTCAGTATCCGACCACATCTACTTAGTCTACGAACACGTCAACGGAGCCTCCCTGGCTAACTGCTTAAGGAACCCCAAGAACGCTAACTTCACCGTGCTATCGAACTGGACCTCAAGGATCCAGATCGCGACGGATCTAGCTCACGGTCTCGACTACATCCACAACAAGACGGGGCTAAAGATCGAGAATCTTGTTCACAACCACATCAAGAGCTCGGCGGTGATCGTGACGGAGCCCGATTTCAACGCCAAGATCTGCCACTTCGGCACCGCGCAGCTCTGCGGGGAAACAGACGGATCGAGAGAGTCCAGAGCCGTTAGATTCGAAGGAGTGAGGGGATACATGTCGCCGGAGTTTCAGGCTTCGGGGGTTGCGACTCAGGAATCAGACGTGTTCGCCTTCGGAGTCGTGATGCTTGAGCTTCTCTCTGGGGAGGAGCCGTTGAAGTATAGGTATGAGAAATCGACCGGGGATTTTGAACGGACTTCGGTGATTGAAACGGCGAAAGCGGTGGTTGACGGCGGAGATGGTGGTGATGTAGAGGGGCGGTTGAGGAGGTGGGTGGATCGGAGGTTGGGGGATTCGTTTCCGGTGACGGTGGTGGAGAAGTTGATGCGGTTGGCGTTGGAGTGCGTGGAGGATGAGGCGGTGAATCGGCCGGAGATGGGAAGAGTCGCCGGAAAGATATCGCAATTGTATTTGGAATCGGAGAAATGGTCGGCGAATATGAAACGGCCAGTGGATATCACCGTCTCCTATGCTCCCAGATGAGGAATGTGACACGTtcagttttaattatttttcgttatttttttcataatttgtatAGAAAAATTTGGAGAGATAACAATAGTTAAGCACGTAACAAAAAATGTTCTAATCTTTTGTGTATAAACTAGAATATATactatcatatatttttatcttccTATTTAAATCTCATTTACTTTTAACttttgaaaacataagaaattcAAAACTTGAAACTCCATTTGTTGATGATTTGGTTTTGTAATGGCGACATCTTTATGCTTTGATGGTTGATTGTTCAATATAAATGGATTTGTGTAATGTCGTCTTCTATAGCTGCTCGGTTTGAAGATTAGTATCTCTTGTGGCATCTTGTTGATGAAGCAGTTTTATGTGTGGTGTTTGAGCATGTTCCTCTGGTGGTAACGCTCTTGGAGATCATCTTCCAAACTCAAATAATTAGACATGCTCGCTTTCACTTTCATCTCTTCTTCCAGTTCGGTTTAGCTTCTCCTTTCCTGCAGCTTTTCGGGTATCTCCACCATGTTCCATCTCAACCTTGACTTCTTCCTTTAGTCTAGTTTATGGATTTAGTGTATGTACCAATTCTTTTCTCCTGATGATGCCTATCACCTTACTGGCTTATGACTCCAGAAAGGTTTTGCAAATCTTGGTTGGCTATGTGTACTCTCAATTTTAAGTTAATATTAATCCACTAGactagatgacaaaaaaatggATTTGTGTTTTGTGTTCGTGTGGCCTGAAACATATACTATGACCATATGGGTAACTAATCAAGAACTTGTTCCGTTTCCAAACGTTGTTTGGACAAGTATATATGATGCTTCAGTTAGGTAGAGTTAATTTCTTTAATGTAAAAGGATATGTACTGACATCAAAAGTCAAaacgatgaagaagagaaaagtTAAAAGGAAAAACTACTAATGGAATCTGATTTAGAGTCGTGTGGATGAGGTTTTTAAAGTCAAGACGCATGAGTTATGAGGGGATCAATGACACATTAATGCATTTGTAAACAAAGACGTGAGGTTGAATTCAGAAAAGTTTGACTAATGTATGTCCACCTCTTCTCTGGACTACACACCTCTTCTGTTTAGTTATGTTTAGAAGTGTGAGTTTGGAGTGAGTTCAGTGTTGTGAATTCACATTCTATTTACTTCAGAATCATGTCTAAGCTTCTTTGGTTctcaattacaaaaaaaaaaaaaagcttcttTGGTTCTCTTACTAAATACCCAACGGAACATTTGAGGTTTCTTTCACGAGATTTCTTTTTTCAATTTGTCTTCACGTTGGGCTTAGTTTACTTCATAGTCTTACTCTTAACGGTTTTTTATTGTTTAGCTATTAGACCCACATGAGCCCCGTCTGTTTGGTACTTGGTAGAACTGTTTCTTCATTGTAAATGATGAAAGAACAAAATTTTAGGTGAACTGAAAGattat comes from the Brassica napus cultivar Da-Ae chromosome A7, Da-Ae, whole genome shotgun sequence genome and includes:
- the LOC106445913 gene encoding lysM domain receptor-like kinase 3, with amino-acid sequence MCKSKMGVNASEPTRTRSRRRQNSTKQSPSTSTTDTTTTNTATSSTSNQTAATSSSSSIASGTSLASLRQSLPENPHIYDVSEIRAATNNFLAHRLSSSSSKASWRCTLRGKEVVVFQRKFRRKIAKDELKDRLSDICRSHHGSIINLLGASVSDHIYLVYEHVNGASLANCLRNPKNANFTVLSNWTSRIQIATDLAHGLDYIHNKTGLKIENLVHNHIKSSAVIVTEPDFNAKICHFGTAQLCGETDGSRESRAVRFEGVRGYMSPEFQASGVATQESDVFAFGVVMLELLSGEEPLKYRYEKSTGDFERTSVIETAKAVVDGGDGGDVEGRLRRWVDRRLGDSFPVTVVEKLMRLALECVEDEAVNRPEMGRVAGKISQLYLESEKWSANMKRPVDITVSYAPR